The Lampris incognitus isolate fLamInc1 chromosome 7, fLamInc1.hap2, whole genome shotgun sequence genome window below encodes:
- the LOC130115846 gene encoding extracellular calcium-sensing receptor-like gives MTMAGDLILGGIFTFRTGFRGRIPSFQSMPSPPTCMNINVREFKFAHTMIFAIEEINQDRTILPNHILGYKIYNACGMSSIIKAAMDLTSGQREIIDEKNCTKSDTALAVLGHSGSTPTMGFARIIGSFQIPVISHFATCACLSDRQEFPSFFRTIPSDNHQSRALAKLVKQFGWTWVGAISSSNDYGVNGISAFMQAARAQGVCIEYYEAFEQTGPIHQLTRIVEIIKFSTSKVVVAFMTHREIKVLAAELYKQNITGLQWVGSDAWITDHSLTDSEGHSILVGSVGFTVRGAQIPGLKEHLSQVHPSKFPDSQFVKDFWEDVFDCSLNRTAKTLARKPCSGSESLRDVESQFTDVSELRFTNNVYKSVYAVAHALDDLFKCEEGQGPFSNGSCADAQHVKPWQVLHYLQNMNFTTRHGENVFFDENGDSPARYELVSLRSITPAAMRLATIGFYDATLPSKRRFTMSGADVVWGGGSKMVPVSVCSGRCRPGTRKVLQKGKPVCCYDCVPCADGEISNTTDSMECIKCPVEYWPNTRRDACLFKDVEFLSYAEGMGIILTFFCLMGVILTAFVGIVFFKFQQTPIIRANNSELSFLLLFSLTLCFLCSLTFIGRPSKWSCMLRHTAFGITFVLCISCVLGKTIVVLMAFRATLPGSDVMKWFGPAQQRLSVVAFTLVQVLICILWLTISPPFPFKNFQHFQEKIILECALGSAVGFWAVLGYIGLLAILCFVLAYLARTLPNNFNEAKFITFSMLIFCAVWIAFIPAYVSSPGKFTVAVEIFAILASSYGLLFCIFLPKCYIILLKPEQNTKKHILGKTGHTDSHN, from the exons ATGACCATGGCTGGAGACCTCATCCTAGGTGGCATCTTCACCTTTCGCACCGGTTTCAGGGGCCGCATACCCAGCTTTCAAAGCATGCCCAGTCCTCCAACGTGCATGAA CATTAATGTCAGGGAGTTCAAATTTGCCCACACAATGATCTTCGCAATCGAAGAAATAAATCAAGACCGTACTATCCTCCCTAACCACATACTGGGCTACAAGATTTACAACGCCTGTGGAATGTCAAGCATTATAAAGGCAGCGATGGACTTGACCAGTGGACAGAGAGAAATCATTGATGAGAAGAACTGCACCAAATCGGACACTGCGCTAGCTGTGTTGGGCCATTCTGGCTCCACGCCGACCATGGGCTTCGCACGAATCATAGGGAGCTTCCAGATTCCAGTG ATAAGCCACTTCGCCACCTGTGCTTGTCTGAGCGATAGACAGGAGTTCCCATCCTTCTTCAGGACCATCCCCAGTGACAACCATCAGAGCAGAGCCCTGGCAAAGCTGGTCAAACAGTTCGGCTGGACCTGGGTGGGGGCGATAAGTAGCAGCAATGACTACGGTGTCAATGGAATAAGTGCATTCATGCAAGCTGCACGGGCCCAGGGAGTGTGCATAGAGTATTACGAGGCATTTGAGCAAACGGGCCCAATTCACCAGTTAACAAGAATAGTTGAGATCATCAAGTTCTCAACTTCTAAAGTCGTTGTGGCTTTTATGACACACCGAGAGATTAAAGTGCTTGCAGCCGAGCTGTACAAGCAGAACATCACCGGGCTGCAGTGGGTCGGCAGTGACGCCTGGATCACAGACCACTCTCTGACTGACAGCGAGGGACACAGCATTCTGGTGGGATCCGTAGGCTTCACTGTCAGGGGAGCTCAGATCCCCGGGCTGAAAGAGCACCTCAGCCAGGTTCACCCGTCCAAGTTCCCCGACAGCCAGTTCGTTAAAGACTTCTGGGAAGACGTGTTTGACTGCTCTCTGAACAGGACAGCGAAGACACTGGCGAGGAAGCCGTGCAGCGGCTCCGAGAGCTTACGAGACGTGGAATCCCAGTTCACCGACGTCTCCGAGCTGAGGTTCACCAACAACGTGTACAAGTCGGTTTATGCGGTGGCTCACGCCCTTGACGACCTGTTCAAATGTGAGGAGGGTCAGGGCCCCTTCTCCAACGGGAGCTGTGCGGATGCTCAGCATGTCAAGCCGTGGCAG GTGCTGCATTATTTGCAGAACATGAATTTCACAACAAGACACGGCGAGAACGTGTTTTTTGACGAGAATGGGGATTCACCCGCAAGATACGAACTCGTCAGCTTACGAAGCATAACTCCAGCGGCCATGCGCCTGGCCACCATCGGCTTCTATGACGCCACTTTGCCCAGCAAACGTCGGTTCACCATGAGCGGCGCCGACGTAGTGTGGGGAGGAGGCAGCAAAATG GTGCCTGTGTCAGTGTGTAGCGGGCGATGCCGACCAGGAACTCGTAAGGTTTTGCAGAAGGGGAAACCCGTCTGCTGCTACGACTGTGTACCATGTGCTGACGGAGAAATCAGCAACACTACGG ATTCAATGGAGTGCATCAAATGTCCCGTGGAATACTGGCCCAACACCAGAAGAGACGCGTGCCTCTTCAAAGACGTTGAATTCCTGTCCTATGCGGAGGGCATGGGCATCATCTTAACTTTCTTTTGTTTGATGGGCGTGATTTTAACAGCTTTTGTTGGGATAGTTTTCTTCAAGTTCCAGCAGACTCCCATCATCAGGGCAAATAACTCTGAGCTGAGCTTCCTGCTGCTCTTCTCTTTGACTCTGTGCTTCCTTTGCTCCCTGACCTTCATCGGCCGGCCCTCCAAGTGGTCCTGCATGCTGAGGCACACGGCGTTCGGCATCACCTTCGTCCTCTGTATCTCCTGTGTGCTGGGGAAGACCATAGTGGTGTTGATGGCCTTCAGGGCCACACTCCCAGGTAGTGATGTAATGAAATGGTTCGGCCCCGCTCAGCAGAGACTCAGCGTCGTGGCTTTCACTCTCGTCCAGGTCCTCATTTGTATCCTCTGGTTGACGATTAGCCCGCCATTTCCTTTTAAAAACTTTCAACATTTCCAAGAGAAAATCATCCTCGAATGTGCGCTAGGCTCAGCTGTTGGGTTCTGGGCGGTTCTGGGCTACATAGGACTCCTGGCCATCTTGTGTTTTGTGCTGGCCTATCTGGCCCGAACGCTTCCCAACAACTTCAACGAAGCCAAGTTCATCACCTTCAGCATGTTGATATTCTGCGCCGTCTGGATCGCCTTTATACCGGCATATGTCAGCTCCCCCGGGAAGTTCACCGTCGCTGTGGAGATATTTGCCATCCTGGCCTCCAGTTATGGACTGCTCTTTTGCATTTTTCTCCCAAAATGTTACATCATACTACTGAAGCCCGAGCAGAATACCAAAAAACACATCTTGGGCAAAACAGGTCATACTGACAGTCATAATTAA
- the LOC130115847 gene encoding extracellular calcium-sensing receptor-like, producing MADTGPGMADTGPAMADTHPGMADTHPGMADTGPGMADTHPGMADTGPGMADTGPGMADTGPGMADTGPGMADTGPGMADTGPGMADTGPGMADTGPGMADTGPGMADTGPGMADTGPGMADTHPGMADTHPGMADTGPGMADTGPGMADTHPGMADTGPGMADTDPGMADTGPGMADTGPGMADTGSGMADTGPGMADTGPGMADTGPGMADTGPGMADTGPGMADTGPGMADTGPGMADTGPGMADTGPGTADRTFMPLFHCMLRPQSIQSDCVYRINHRELRFARTLIFTVEEINRDPKILAGVTLGYRLYNGCASDNLVRAAIEAINGKEHEGHACKRRIQVLLGHSSSGVSKDISKIIGPLHIPQISHLSTCACLSDKKLYPTFFRTVPSDRFQIMALVQLMKHYDWRWVGVVYYSSLYSRQGAAEFSKEAKREGICVEYSKRFRKSHSTKFYTLLETIRNSSSKVVLLFMSSTQTSTFLDRIEGMNITGKQWVGSESWVTQAHLASAERKSILKGTIGFAIPGASIPGLTEFLLNLKPSDEPQSSMVKALWEDVFDCTFSPSNTSAVCDGTEDLTTVSSQYTDRQVFRTENSVYKAVYAVAHAFKSLLQCKSGFNPSTGKRCMNKADVQPEHVLEHLRLVNFTMQNGDKVLFDENGDIGGQYELVNWQIREDGSADIVNIGRYDSSSPEGKKFKLRDDIRIIWGGDHSQVPRSVCREPCPPGTRKAINKQKPVCCFDCFECPEGTVSNQTNSPDCLMCPPEFWPNERKDKCHPKPIEFLSYREIMGALLTVFCCLGLFLSLLTSIIFLVHKETPIVKANNSELSFLLLFSLKLCFLCSLTFIGRPSEWSCMLRHTAFGITFVLCISCVLGKTIVVLMAFRATLPGSDVMKWFGPAQQRLTVMAFTLVQVVICILWVTISPPFPNRNMKYYKDKIILECALGSSVGFWVVLGYIGLLALMCFILAFLARKLPDSFNEAKFITFSMLIFCAVWIAFIPAYVSSPGKFTVAVEIFAILASSFGLLTCTFVPKCYIILFKPERNSKKHMMGKMPHKHL from the exons ATGGCTGATACAGGCCCCGGCATGGCTGATACAGGTCCTGCCATGGCTGATACACACCCCGGCATGGCTGATACACACCCCGGCATGGCTGATACAGGTCCTGGCATGGCTGATACACACCCCGGCATGGCTGATACAGGCCCCGGCATGGCTGATACAGGTCCCGGCATGGCTGATACAGGCCCCGGCATGGCTGATACAGGCCCCGGCATGGCTGATACAGGCCCCGGCATGGCTGATACAGGCCCCGGCATGGCTGATACAGGCCCCGGCATGGCTGATACAGGCCCCGGCATGGCTGATACAGGCCCCGGCATGGCTGATACAGGCCCCGGCATGGCTGATACAGGTCCCGGCATGGCTGATACACACCCCGGCATGGCTGATACACACCCCGGCATGGCTGATACAGGTCCTGGCATGGCTGATACAGGCCCCGGCATGGCTGATACACACCCCGGCATGGCTGATACAGGTCCTGGCATGGCTGATACAGACCCCGGCATGGCTGATACAGGTCCTGGCATGGCTGATACAGGCCCCGGCATGGCTGATACAGGTTCCGGTATGGCTGATACAGGTCCCGGCATGGCTGATACAGGTCCCGGCATGGCTGATACAGGCCCCGGCATGGCTGATACAGGCCCCGGCATGGCTGATACAGGTCCCGGCATGGCTGATACAGGTCCCGGCATGGCTGATACAGGTCCCGGCATGGCTGATACAGGCCCCGGCATGGCTGATACAGGCCCCGGCACGGCTGATAGGACATTTATGCCCctcttccactgcatg TTACGGCCTCAGTCAATTCAGAGTGACTGTGTTTACAGAATCAATCACAGGGAACTGAGGTTTGCCCGTACACTGATTTTCACTGTAGAGGAGATTAACAGAGACCCTAAAATCCTTGCCGGAGTGACTCTTGGCTACAGGCTGTACAACGGCTGTGCCAGCGACAACCTGGTGCGAGCAGCTATTGAGGCTATCAATGGCAAGGAGCACGAAGGGCACGCCTGCAAACGTAGGATCCAAGTGCTGTTGGGCCATTCCTCCTCTGGAGTCAGTAAGGACATAAGCAAAATTATCGGCCCACTACATATACCACAG ATCAGCCACCTTTCAACCTGTGCTTGTTTGAGCGACAAAAAATTGTACCCGACGTTCTTCAGAACCGTGCCGAGCGACCGCTTCCAAATCATGGCTCTGGTGCAGCTCATGAAGCACTATGACTGGCGCTGGGTGGGGGTGGTTTACTATTCCTCTCTGTATAGCAGGCAGGGGGCGGCTGAATTCTCGAAGGAGGCCAAGCGAGAGGGCATCTGTGTTGAATACAGCAAAAGGTTCCGCAAGTCACATTCAACCAAGTTTTATACCCTCCTGGAGACAATTAGGAATTCCTCTTCCAAGGTGGTCTTATTGTTCATGTCCTCCACCCAAACCTCCACCTTCTTGGACAGAATAGAGGGGATGAACATCACTGGCAAGCAGTGGGTTGGCAGCGAGTCGTGGGTCACGCAGGCACACCTGGCGTCTGCCGAGAGAAAGAGCATCTTGAAGGGGACGATAGGCTTTGCCATCCCCGGGGCATCCATCCCGGGCCTCACCGAGTTCTTGCTCAACCTGAAACCGTCTGACGAACCACAGAGCTCCATGGTTAAAGCCTTGTGGGAGGATGTCTTTGACTGCACTTTCTCTCCGTCCAACACCTCTGCAGTGTGTGACGGCACAGAGGATCTGACCACAGTCTCAAGTCAGTACACAGATAGGCAAGTGTTCAGGACCGAGAACAGCGTGTACAAGGCGGTATACGCCGTGGCACATGCCTTCAAGTCACTACTGCAGTGTAAAAGTGGATTCAATCCCTCCACAGGGAAGCGCTGTATGAACAAGGCCGATGTCCAGCCCGAACAC GTGCTGGAACATCTGAGACTGGTGAACTTCACCATGCAAAATGGAGACAAGGTCTTGTTCGATGAAAATGGAGACATCGGGGGCCAGTACGAATTAGTGAACTGGCAAATCAGAGAGGACGGCTCAGCTGACATTGTCAACATTGGCCGCTATGACAGCTCCTCGCCGGAGGGGAAGAAGTTCAAACTGAGAGACGATATCAGAATTATATGGGGGGGAGATCACAGTCAG GTTCCTCGGTCTGTTTGCAGAGAGCCGTGCCCGCCGGGGACCCGTAAAGCCATCAACAAGCAAAAGCCCGTGTGCTGCTTCGACTGCTTCGAGTGCCCAGAGGGAACCGTAAGCAACCAGACCA ATTCTCCAGACTGTCTGATGTGTCCGCCTGAGTTTTGGccaaatgagaggaaggacaagtGTCATCCAAAACCCATTGAGTTTCTGTCCTACAGAGAAATAATGGGGGCGCTATTAACTGTTTTTTGCTGTCTTGGTTTATTTTTGTCACTCCTGACGTCGATAATTTTTCTGGTCCACAAAGAGACTCCCATCGTGAAAGCCAACAACTCTGAACTGAGTTTCCTGCTGCTCTTCTCCCTGAAACTGTGCTTCCTTTGCTCTCTGACCTTCATCGGCCGGCCCTCCGAGTGGTCCTGCATGCTGAGACACACGGCGTTCGGCATCACCTTCGTCCTCTGTATCTCCTGTGTGCTGGGCAAAACCATAGTGGTGTTGATGGCCTTCAGGGCCACACTTCCAGGTAGCGATGTCATGAAATGGTTCGGCCCCGCTCAGCAGAGACTCACCGTCATGGCTTTCACTCTCGTCCAGGTCGTGATTTGCATCCTGTGGGTGACGATCAGCCCTCCGTTCCCCAACAGGAACATGAAGtactataaagacaagatcaTACTAGAATGTGCCCTTGGCTCATCTGttggtttctgggtggtgttgggcTACATCGGACTCCTGGCTCTCATGTGTTTCATTCTGGCTTTCCTGGCGAGGAAGCTGCCAGACAGCTTCAACGAAGCAAAGTTCATCACCTTCAGCATGTTGATATTCTGCGCCGTGTGGATCGCCTTTATCCCGGCGTACGTCAGCTCTCCCGGGAAGTTCACCGTCGCTGTGGAGATATTTGCCATCCTGGCCTCCAGTTTCGGTTTGCTGACGTGCACATTTGTTCCAAAATGCTACATAATCCTCTTTAAGCCAGAGCGAAATTCGAAGAAGCACATGATGGGCAAGATGCCACACAAACACCTCTAA